Genomic DNA from Brassica rapa cultivar Chiifu-401-42 chromosome A04, CAAS_Brap_v3.01, whole genome shotgun sequence:
TCTTTTAAACCCTTTCAACAAAATAAATCTTTATCTTAAAatcccaaaaaaatattttaaataagaatCAGTAGATGCAAGATGTTTTGTCTTTATTTgcgttttatatttttatgttattgcAAGTTATTAGTATATTgtattcttttcttattttaaaatattattaacttttttgatcaaaaatatatgttattaacTTTTATGAGCTAAACAGGTGAGAAAGACTGTGAACCACATGATTATGGCACTTGTCCTAAGGACAAGGATTGCACTGCTCATTGTGAATCTCTCGGATTCAAATTGGGGGGAGTTTGTGTACCAAGGGAAAGGAAAAATCCTTTCTGTTGCTGTAGGACAAATTTTATAAGTCGTCATGTGTCCACTAATTAATCTTAAATTTAATTCAACATGAATTATGTACTCTCTCTCAAAACTaggaataaaaaataatattcaaacatGATATATTCTGCATTATTCTGGTTTGATGATGTATTCTGAATTTTATAAGTCGTCATGTGTTGTTCTTATTATATCCACTGATGAGATATTGAAGATGTGAAGAAACGTTTACCAgagaagatgaaaaaaaaaacgaattaagAGCTCTCTTTCTCGAGCTTCTCAATCTCTTCACGGTGCTTTCTTTCAGCTTCTTGAAGTTCTCTTTCAGCGTCTTCTCCCTCTTCGATACTATCAAGATTAtcaaactccttggttgctgtCATGGCTTTACAACAGGGTCTCTTAACACAGAGATTAAATCACCACCGACTTTGTACCCTTCTTCATACTGAGGAAACAAAACCAGaagattgattaatgagaaaCTCACCACTCACACACATGAGAAGGTTGTATAAAAAAGGAGAAGTGTGAAGTAGAGAAAGGTAAACCCTGGCCTTTCTTCTTAATTTCGGCGGTAACAAGTCCCTTTCTCTCAGAACCTTGAACAGGGAATAGGAGAAAGCAACGCTTGCTCTAAACTGTTGGCTTGAATTTCTTGAATGTAATGCCACTACCTGACATCACATAAGCTCGTAAGCAACGCTTGCTGTGACATTCTCCTACTATCATATCATAAGAAGTCACTAGAAAGTGGTATAGTCCTTATCAATAGAAAATAAGGAGTGATTTCTTATGATATGATAGTAGGAGAGTGTCACAGCAAACAAAACCATCTCATATAGCAATTTTTGCATCCTATAAACTAGGTTTGGGCACATTTATAAACCGAACTATCCGAAAAGCCGAATTATCAGAATATTTTGTTATTCAAGTATTTAAAATGATCTGAATTGCACaagatttttttctaaacaacCAGATGTCTAACTTGAAAACCCCAAATTATTCgatttttaatcatattatccaaaattacccaaaaatCAGGAATCAAATTGGACCCagatttttttggatattagCTGGTCCCCAACTTTACTgtccgaaccaaaccaaaatcaaaccaaaatttataaatacccAAACAGTTCTTAAATCTATATAACCAAAACCGAATAGCCATGCATAAAAAATATACtgcattactactactagcaGAACCTTCCTACAGCTCAAGTCCAGGTGAAACCAAACCAATATCATTGCATATAACAGTAGTTTCCAAAACCAACCGGGAATGTATTGCACAGTCCTAAGAAATCGAGCAAACAATGAAAGCAGATAAACAGCAAAACTTACAGAAAAAGCTACTATGGCTGAGGAGAGAGCTAGAAACCTATACTTGGCCGTGCCCTCTGAGAGACCAACAAATGTGCTTGCAATTCCAAACATAATCCTCCAAACATACAAAAACACCACCAGCTCCAAACAAAACAAGACTATTCTTTTTCCAAAACGCATCAATGTGCAACCCTATAGCCTCACGGTACCTAGCAAAAGTTGAATTAACAAAGAACCTTAGCTCACCTGCAGAATATCTCGAAGAGAGAAGGATCTTCAAAGAGAACACCAAGAGAATTGTATTAGACTTGAGAAAAGTTTACAATGGTTTCGTTTGGATGAAAAAAGATTACAATGTCTCTGTTTTATACTATGTTTCTTCTATAACTACTTGTAACGACTTTAATGATCAACCAATGAACGTCTGCCAGCTGTCATTCTTCAAATTTCACTCTTTCCGGAGCTTGCTTCTGACGTTGGTGATCGAATCCAAGAAAGATAGGCCGGATCGGCCAGATAATCCGAGTTGAGTTTAATTGACCCGCTTCGGTTTTGGACAGTGGATTCCATTTTTACATTCCGGTTTGGTTCGGGTGGATGATTTTTTACTTACCGAGTCAGCTCGGTTGGATACAAATTTCAATTACCGGGTCGGGTGAATGCCCTTTTTACTTATCGGGTCTTCTTGAACGAAGAGACAAGCGGTACACAAAGGGCCCACAAAGTTTCAAAAGAGTTCAAAGCTCCATGCCCACTACTATTCTGGTCGGTCCGCAGATGACAGGTTGGCAGGGGTAAAATAGGTATTACGATCTCTTCTTGTggttgttttccttttttcacCGAATGAGAGTGGTGGGTACTGCTCCGAGATGGACTATGTGATCTTTTATATCTAAACTGGGACAGTGTTGTATGAATAGCACACCCACTTATATCTTTTTGGTTGAATGGGGTAACGAGACTTCTATTACTATTTTACTTTTTTacctatgtatatatatgtgacTATCAATTCTCAACATACAATATCcaacttttttaattttctttttcagatGAATCTTTTACATAATACTGAATTGATTgaatacatttttaaatatgtgatTGTTGATATATGTGTGAGTATCATCATACAATCGACAAAATGTGTGATTATCTTTGTTATGGCCTAACTTGTGAGTAGCTTAGTAACTAGTATTCACTAAAAGAGTATATATATGATCAAATATGCAAGAAGTAAATTAAATGACCACATACTGAATGGTTTACGAACTTCTTAGTAATTAACACTTGGGATGTTTTATGTTTATAGCGCTTTCACTTTGAGGAATTTGTGTTCAGGAGCTTGCGAGATTCTTGAATGCATAAAGATAACGATAATGTTATTTTCTTGGACTAACTAATCATCCTCTATGTACAATCAAATTTCTAGGACTATTTAATCTCTGGTCCACTCGTTACTCTAAGCTTAAATaaggtaaaataaataaataaacaaaaagactAAACTATCTAAAAACATTATCTAAATTCTCAAGCTCTTACATCGCTCATTAAATGTGATCCAGAAAAAACTAAAGAACCTTAAAAAGTTGGCTAATGAATATCAAAATTCAATATCTACAGCCAAAAACCTGAAAAacaacacaattttttttacataagctAGTCACCATGacaccatctctctctctctctatatatatatgcatatatacatGTATGTAAGATATGGTGAGATATGAAGAAACAGTTAGCTTTCCCTGACTCCCATAAAGACAATGACCCAACatcaccaccatcatcatcatatatcatcatcatcaccatctctTTTTGTTTGTCCCTTCTTTGAACCACCACTTGCTAATACCTACTGGCTACATACAGCTACTTCTCCCTTTTCTATAAATTACTGTTTTTTCACTTATACTCTCAGCACTACTAGGTTTGGGAAGGTTCAAAAGAAGACCTAGCTAGGGTTTTCAGAAACTCACAAAAATCTAAGCTGGTGAAATCTCAATTAAGATCCATTAACTGTAAGAGCTCTCTTTTTCATTACTTTTATCATTAGTTTTGTTCTTGAGAtctagtctctctcttttttttttcattcccGATTTAGGTTTTTCTTTACCTAGCTAGCTCGTCTTATGATGATCTTCTATTACCATATGTATGACTTACTTTAGATCTAATATCTATTTCTTCtgcccacaaaaaaaaaaaaaaaattaggctCTTTCATATCTGGTTTTAGGGTTTCTTTCCCTTTTCTAGATCATGACTAAAGAGTATTTTTTAGGCATATGTTATGTAATTATGCATGATTGATAGAGAGACTTTCTTCTAATTTTTGTAGAGTTTTTCTTGTTTACCCCTAATTGAAGAAAGTATATTCTCTCTGATTTGGAATCAAATCTCTTGCACAAACACTCCATAAACTGAGGAtctcttgagaagattgaatATCTCTTGGTCCAAAGCTTGTAGTGGTTAGACAAAATTATGTTTGTTTAATTAGTCtttcaatacatattttattttatcttctcATGATCTGCAATGGCTATGGTGGAATCTTTTCACACTTGGACCTGTTTCCTTATGTATATATTTACTCAAGTAGTTATTATTAATGTTAAAATTAATGTGGGCACTGTTCATATGCACAGGGCTTACATCACTCACAAACAAttccatatttttaaaagaaaaaacattaatGATGTTTGTATGATTTCAATGTTTGATGAACAGTTCAGcctttgtctctctctctctcctggtAGCTTCTTCTTGACAAGACCCATCAGTGGTCTTGCTTGTACAGTAAAGCTTGCTTCGTTCTGCGAAGTTTCAAACATATCACTCAGCATCCGAACCTTGTAAGTTAATTCATACATACATGTATATACTTACATTATTTAACATTCTACTTCACTGCTTATACAGTTATAAATACATGCAAATACCATTTCAAACTAAAGTACATAGGAGGCTGTCTTAGTTGGTCACATTTGTCTTGTTGTCGATGGCCCATTATGACCAGTAAGTGCATGTGCTTGAAACTATATTCCATGCCTGTGTTTTCTTCTGTAGAATCAACTGAACCCAAACCTGCTTTTTATAAGTGTGTGGCCCTTTAGTGTTTCAATCATATATCTATGAAGCGAGACTGAAATAGATAGATATAGAAGGAGATTCTTTCAGTCCAGTCATGGATAGAACAAGAAGAGGGTAGAAACATCTGCCGACTCATCCATCCAAACACTTCtggtaaaaagaaaagagattttATACCACAGTGGCTGTGTGAATGATGCGGGAGATGTTTTCATCTCTCTTTATCTGTGTTTGGACTGAAGGGAGCTCCTTCTtaatttacatgtttcaaattTTCTCATGAtcttttaatttatcaaaacaGATTTGTATTTTAGGACGTTGATCACAAGTTCAAAAATGACAATGAATTGGATAGAGATTCACATTCTTTTACCTCTTTCTAatgaatttaatatataaccCGGTGATTTAGTATTTGATGTCAAACAATCTAGCAACTATTCCCTAGCTAGTGTTGTATTTAAAGGTATAGTCAAATTTACAAGTAGCCAATTTCTCCCATGGATAGATATACACAGTGTAAGGTGTATAGATAAACTCGTGTACTTCTTGTTTTGGGAATTGAAATGACGACATAATATAGGGAGAGAGATTGTGTTCTTGCCTTATTCGTATTttgtaaaataagtaattttgtACTTGTAATTTTATGTTCCCAATGACTGGAGATGCAGCATGAATGGTTCAGAACTTAACATCGTTGCTGTTTGCATTCAGACgacaatatataaattttatatttgaaatgaCTACTCCTCTGGTTTTAAAAGTTGGATttcaacttttttattttatatatttcagaaTTCTGTATATTTTCCATTTGGTTCGTATATCTCTTGAAGCATCATGATTCATGATGAGTATCTAGCCGGTAACAGAATAAAATTTGATACTGTTTGGATGTATATAATGTCATTAAAAAGCTcgcattataaaataaaatatagaccTCGTGCACGATCTCGAGTTGGTATTTAATATTGTCTTCAAAGGTAATTGTGTTGCAGTGTCTGCAATAATACAGATATGGAAACGCAGCAAGTGGTTATAAATGGAAAATTCAGCTCATCTGATCTCCAACTAACCAATAGTTTTAAGAGAAAAAGGCATCATCATAGCATCATTTGGTCGAAGGAATGGAATAAATAACAATAtatggattagggtttaggaaTTACTTTAGTTCAGGCCGGTTACGGACAAAATGTTTCATCTTTTTACGTGTAGCCAACAAACATGTTTCAATTTCCCGAAACCCATCACGTTTTAAGCTTCATGTATTTCGAGAGTTCTTGTACATGTTATATACTGGGAGAATTCTAATTCCCAAACtcatttatgaaataatattacCAAATAGTAATATTTATCTACCTTGATGTTTCTCTTGAACTTTAGGTATATAGCTATTTTTCCGATAAACAAATCCACATTAACTAATTAACCTATacgtatcattttaaataactTCTAGTGAGATATGTAGAAGAGTTTTGAAAATGCAAACTTTAAGACTTAAGAGTTTCtagatattaaaatttagtttttcctTTTTAGAGATATGTAGACTATGATGTTGCTCATATGTAATAGACAGTTCTGGAAAGGATCGACCATAAAAAAACAATATCATGAAATACAAGAATTGTACAAGTCGACGTTTGTCAACAAGTTGCGTTTGTTAATATATACTCCATAGAGAATTGTTACTATGAGATTAGTTTTAAGTTTAACTGAAAGTCGATCTCAAACAGAACCAAGTGTTGGTCCATGTCCCCCTCTCTCGGAAACTGGGGTTTTTAGCTTTCTTTTACTATTGGTGCGCATTGAACAAAGTGAGTGTGTATTGGGGTTCAAACCTCCTCCGCCAATCACTTTTTTCCAAATATGGATTGGTTTGACTCGAAAGTGCTTTTCCATTTTTGGTATAAAGAGCCATTTTCTCTAACGAAATGCAAATCTATTGTTCAAAAAGTTTAGTGTAGAATAGATAAATGAATCTGGTGATACAGTATAAtgaaaactttatttttatgtGACCAATAAAATGAAATGTTGTGGACATAAAGATTTATATTGTTATACACTACGTACTGATTGCCAAGACTGAATAAATATATAGCATACTTGTGTCCGTAAACTGATTCTTTACGCAACAAATTGATGATAGAACATGCAAGACCCAATAAATAAACTACAAAATTGTATTCAGGTCCggtttatatttctataaaaaatattgtttttttttaaacattttcgtATAGCTATGAGATTATCCAAGTGTGTATCTAATCTATTCTACTCGGTCTAGGTCTAGGTTTCGCCTTAATCCCAGACGGCACGACGAGTCGTCCCACCAAACATAAACGACACGCTGTGTTTTATCGAATTAAAGAAAACGGCATACAGGTGAAATCCAGCTTATGGCAGTTAAAGAGCCAATAGCTGGCGGCCCACTAAGGCCTAAAATTAGCCCATTTTAGTTTCTtcatcccaaaaaaaaaaaaaaaaaacaaaccggaGAATTACacaggaaggaaggaaggatcAGGAAGCTCTGGAGCGTCGTTGTTCATCATTGAAGCTTTGAAGattcaaattcttttttttttgttcatcgtAGATCTCGCGTTCTGAATTGGTAACGATCCTTATAATCTCCTTTGCTGctaatgtttgaattttttttctcgatTTTGCTGTGTATTGTTTGCGAATTTTCCCGTCTGTAGTAAATGTATTGAGGATGAATCTTGAATTCGATTGTTTATGTGTTTAATGGGGTTTGATCATTCATGGCTGATCATGAAGCTTCTTGAAGCTTGTGTTGCTGCATTGTCTTTGCTGAGTTTTGCTCTGGTTTTGATTTGGATCTTTTAATGTTTTTGGCATGGTTTAAACTTTGAAATTTACTATCTTTTTTTCAGGTTTTGTGAGATTAAGATCAGTCTaagctttttcttttgttgctTCAATGTCTTTGCTCTGGTTTTGGATCTTTCTATGTTTTGGCATGGCTTAAACTTTGAAAGTTACTATCTTTTTCAGGTTTTGGTGGGATTGAGATCACTCTAATCTTATTTCCGCTGAGCGTTTCTTGATATCTCAAGACTCGGTTCTGAGATGAAAGTGGTGTAGCATTTTTCAACGGCTCCAAGAAAATGAGTTCAACTGCTTCAAGTCCCCAAAGAGTCCTGCAACCAGGTGGTTATAATGGTAATGACTCTCGAAGTAGCAGCACTTCTAGTTCCTTTCTGCGTCCAGAGTTAGAATCAACTGAAACCGAAGAAGCAGAGCTAGTTTCTGTGTCTTGGAACCAGGACTCCAGTTGTTTCGCTGCTGGAACAAGTCATGGTTTCCGCATATACAACTGTGAGCCTTTCAAAGAAACTTTCAGACGCGACCTGAAGAACGGTGGTTTCAAAATCGTTGAGATGCTTTTCCGGAGCAACATCTTGGCCCTTGTTGGCGGTGGACCTAACTCTCAGTACCCTTCGACCAAAGTCCTGATCTGGGATGATCACCAGAGCCGCTGCATCAGTGAATTTTCTTTTAGGTCTGAGATTCGTGCGGTGAAGTTAAGTAGGGATTggattgttgttgttcttgagCATAAGATATATGTCTACAGTTTCGTGGACCTGaggcttcttcttcagattgAAACTCACGCGAATCCGAGAGGATTGTGCTGCCTTTCTCATCACTCGGATACATCTGTCTTGGCTTGCCCTGGTTTACTTCGAGGAGAGATTCGAGTTGAGCATTTTGGGCTTAACATGGTGCAAACCATAAATGCGCATGACGCTAGTATTGCGTGCATGACCTTGACGCTTGATGGTCTGTTGCTGGCAACTGCTAGTACAAAGGGGACACTGATTAGAATCTTCAACACAATGGACGGAACTCGTTTGCAAGAGGTAAGagtaaactaaaaaatattgatCTCTCCTCTCTGAATGCTTTGCCTTGCTAATGTACTAATGCGTGCTATGTTTCTTTACAGGTAAGAAGAGGAGTGGACAGAGCAGATATTTATAGCATTGCACTTTCACCAAACGTGCAGTGGCTGGCAGTATCAAGCGACAAGGGGACTGTTCATATTTTCTCTCTTAGAGTTAGGGTAGTTGGGGAGGATTCTCAATCCAGTGAAAATGCAGCTCTCCTGACACAAGGAACTTATTCTAATTCTCTGCAAGGCCTTGTTTCTCCAGCCACTGGTACCAATCCCGGTTCATCATTGTCTTTTATGAGAGGTAAGCAAAAGATTAATGTCCCATGAAATATGATGTCTTGCTGCTTCTTAGAGTTGCTTATGGAATAAAAGAAGGTTACAAATGATTGTTCATTATTTCCTCATGAAATGCCTAAGAAAAGATTATTTGATTCCTAAAAAGTGAAAACTAATTGGGTGGCAACATTTGACTATCTAGTAGCTCTAAGTCCAAAGATCTGTGCCCTTTATAGTAGCATTTAATCCGTTTATGCATCATTAATATTATTCGTTTGCCCTCTATTGTGGAGTGCTCTGTGAAACCTTG
This window encodes:
- the LOC103865844 gene encoding autophagy-related protein 18c isoform X2 — its product is MSSTASSPQRVLQPGGYNGNDSRSSSTSSSFLRPELESTETEEAELVSVSWNQDSSCFAAGTSHGFRIYNCEPFKETFRRDLKNGGFKIVEMLFRSNILALVGGGPNSQYPSTKVLIWDDHQSRCISEFSFRSEIRAVKLSRDWIVVVLEHKIYVYSFVDLRLLLQIETHANPRGLCCLSHHSDTSVLACPGLLRGEIRVEHFGLNMVQTINAHDASIACMTLTLDGLLLATASTKGTLIRIFNTMDGTRLQEVRRGVDRADIYSIALSPNVQWLAVSSDKGTVHIFSLRVRVVGEDSQSSENAALLTQGTYSNSLQGLVSPATGTNPGSSLSFMRESLLQVFYQSISARSGHLHSSMYQKSHNSSLHLAVTTQLLSPAWMEVSTDAALIL
- the LOC103865844 gene encoding autophagy-related protein 18c isoform X1; translated protein: MSSTASSPQRVLQPGGYNGNDSRSSSTSSSFLRPELESTETEEAELVSVSWNQDSSCFAAGTSHGFRIYNCEPFKETFRRDLKNGGFKIVEMLFRSNILALVGGGPNSQYPSTKVLIWDDHQSRCISEFSFRSEIRAVKLSRDWIVVVLEHKIYVYSFVDLRLLLQIETHANPRGLCCLSHHSDTSVLACPGLLRGEIRVEHFGLNMVQTINAHDASIACMTLTLDGLLLATASTKGTLIRIFNTMDGTRLQEVRRGVDRADIYSIALSPNVQWLAVSSDKGTVHIFSLRVRVVGEDSQSSENAALLTQGTYSNSLQGLVSPATGTNPGSSLSFMRGVLPKYFSSEWSFAQFHVSEVTQFFAAFGSHNTVAITGMDGSFYRCSFDPVNGGEMVQQEYICFLKTDNPPR